From the Candidatus Aminicenantes bacterium genome, the window GTCAACGAAGATTTCGGCTCCTTTGAATTCAACGATGAGATCAAGGCCAAAGTCGATGAAATCGTTGCCGGCACCAACGACCCCTGGGAAAAGATCTCCCGCCTGACCCACTGGGTGGCCGAGGAGATCCGTTATTCGGGCATCTCCATGGGCGAGGGTGAAGGGTTTACCCTGCATCCGGGAACCATGACATTCCGTGACCGTTGCGGAGTATGCAAAGACAAAGCCGGTATGCTGGTAACCATGCTGCGGGCGGCTGGTTTCATTTCATATCCGGCCATGACCATGGCGGGATCCAGGATCGACCGCATTCCCGCCGACCAGTTCAACCACAGTGTGACCGTGGTCAAGGTGGATGGAGAATACCACCTGTTGGATCCAACCTGGGTGCCGGGTGTGCGGGAACTTTGGTCTTCGGCGGAACAGCAGCAGGAGTATCTGATGGGGATTCCCGAAGGGGCGGACCTCATGTCCACCCCGATCAGTCCGGCGGAAAATCACTATCTGTACTACACCATCGATTCCCGGGTGGAAGCGGACGGAAGCCTGACGGCGGACGTGCGCATTGAAGCCGAAGGTCAGAGTGATTCGGGGGTCAGGCGCTCCCTGGGGTTCGGTCCCCTGCACCGCCGCGCCGATATGCAGCGCGCGGTTTTGTGTCGCGGCATTCCCGGAGCCAAGGTGTCCCGCCTCTTTATGCACGATCCCGAAGATCTTTCCAAGCCCATGTCTATCTCTTTCCGCATGCAGGTTCCCGCCGCGTTTCAACAGGGGAGAGCGGCCGGCCTGCTGAAACCGCTGTCCTTTCAGTTGCCGCTGGACAACCTGTTGACATTCAGCCGCATGCGCACCCAAATGAACACCCGCAAGTTCGCGTTCCGCACCCGTTGTTCCCAGCTGGTACGCGTAAAGGAAACCATCACCCTGCCTCGATCCATGAGTTTGGAGAACGCTCCGCAATGGCGGAACGTAAACAGCAGTGGGGCGGATTTTCAGGGCCGAATCACGCAGAAAGGAAAGCGGATCAGCCTGTATCGTGAAATCAAATTGAAAAAGCGCATCTACGAGGCCGCAGAATGGCCCGGTTTCCGCGATAGCGTGCGTCACTTCAGTGACCCTGAACACGGTGTACTGGTGTTCCGGAATGGAGGCAAGCAGTGAAACGAGCGACAATCTGTTTTTTGATTATGGCCCTGGCCTCGCTGCTGGTGGCGGCTGAGCCTGAATTTGACGGCAGATACCTGCTGCGCGAAGTCACTTACACCCTGAATTCCGACGGCTCCTGGATTCAGGATGTGAGCCAGCGCATGCAGTACAATTCCTATACCGCCATTCGGCGCATGGGTGAAACTTTTATCCTGTTCAACCCGGATTTCCAGAAACTCGAGGATGTCCACTCCGTTACCACCATGGTGGATGGTACCCGGGTTCCGATACCCGATAACGCCACCAATCTCGTGCTACCGCGTATGGCGCACGAACATAGCGGATTCTCCCACCTGCGTGAGATGGTTGTGACCCACACGGGCCTGGAAAGAGGGGCCGTGGTTGATTTTTCTTACCGCCTGATCACCCGGGCGGATTTCCAGCCCGGTTTCGCGGCAAGCGAAGCCCTGGCAGCGACGCTGCCCCTGGATCGGCTGGTGATCCGCGTCAAAGCCGATTCCGGACAGGAACTGATATACGCGACCCCGTTTGAATTCCCACCCCAGGTCGTGACAGAGGGTGGCAAAACCACCTGGACCTGGGTGCGGGAAAACCTGTCCCCGGCCTGCGCGGAATCTTTCATGCCGCCGGACCAGGTGCCGGTATTGCTTTTGGGCACGCGTCAACCATGGAAAGCGATCATGCAACCATTGAATACCGCGGAGACGCTTCCCGAAGAGTTGCAGGAAAGCCTGAGAGAGACTGCTCGCGAAAGCAACACGGTGGTGGACAAAGCGGTAAAAATCGCTCACATGGTGGATCGGGCGGTGGATCTGTGTCATGTTCCCCTGACCTTGTCCGGATGGCGTTATCGTTCTCTGCAGGATGTCTGGAACCTGCACAGCGCAACCGCTCTGGAAAAGACGCGTCTGCTGAACGCGGCCCTGAAAGCCGCGGGCTTGCCTGCGCAAATCCTGGTCTATTCCCGCAGGGGATGGCTGGACGTATCGGGGCCGGTGCTGCCGCAGGCGCAAGGTTTCCTGGTGGCGGTTCGTGAAGATGAGGCCAAAACCTGGTATCTGGACCCATCGGGCGAAACCAGGGGATTGTTTCCGGAAAAATTAGAGGGGAGGGCTGCTTACCACGTTGATGAAGACCGGTTTGGGCGCATCTTTGACCCGGGACCGGTGGAGAATCGGCTGGACGTGTCTGGAGAGTTGCGGTTCAATGACCCAGAAGACATTGACGGCTGGATTGAACTCCATTTGAGCGGGGCCTGGGTTGATTACGAAAAGGTCATGGACAATGCGGTCAAAACGGCTGAAGCCTTCCTGAAACGCATGCTTGCGTTTGAGAAACTGGGTGATGGTACTGTGCGTGAAATAACCCCCCGCAGCCTGCGCGTTCGTTTCGGCGTAGAGTCGGTTAAACTGGAACGCCTGTCTCCATCCGTGTTGGCTTTCAAACGGCCAAAAATCAGTTCCATTCAGCCGATGATGATCGCGGCCGACCGGCGTATGTCGCCCCTGGTGTTGGATCACTCCTTGAACGTGCGCGCGTGCATCGCTGTGGTACCGGGCAAAGACATGGTTTTGGACCCGCTTGCAAAAGATATAAACATGCAGAGCGGAGCAGCTGCTTTCATCCGCTCTTATCAAGAACTGAAAAACGGCAAATCCCTTTTCACCTGGGAGTTCAGGGCTCCCGCTCGCGTCGAACCCCCGCAATACGTTGCTTTCCGCGAGCTGGCGGCGCAAGCACTGGCGGCAACACCCTGGTTTACGTTGGCTCTTCCTTTCACC encodes:
- a CDS encoding DUF3857 domain-containing protein codes for the protein MKRATICFLIMALASLLVAAEPEFDGRYLLREVTYTLNSDGSWIQDVSQRMQYNSYTAIRRMGETFILFNPDFQKLEDVHSVTTMVDGTRVPIPDNATNLVLPRMAHEHSGFSHLREMVVTHTGLERGAVVDFSYRLITRADFQPGFAASEALAATLPLDRLVIRVKADSGQELIYATPFEFPPQVVTEGGKTTWTWVRENLSPACAESFMPPDQVPVLLLGTRQPWKAIMQPLNTAETLPEELQESLRETARESNTVVDKAVKIAHMVDRAVDLCHVPLTLSGWRYRSLQDVWNLHSATALEKTRLLNAALKAAGLPAQILVYSRRGWLDVSGPVLPQAQGFLVAVREDEAKTWYLDPSGETRGLFPEKLEGRAAYHVDEDRFGRIFDPGPVENRLDVSGELRFNDPEDIDGWIELHLSGAWVDYEKVMDNAVKTAEAFLKRMLAFEKLGDGTVREITPRSLRVRFGVESVKLERLSPSVLAFKRPKISSIQPMMIAADRRMSPLVLDHSLNVRACIAVVPGKDMVLDPLAKDINMQSGAAAFIRSYQELKNGKSLFTWEFRAPARVEPPQYVAFRELAAQALAATPWFTLALPFTR
- a CDS encoding DUF3857 domain-containing protein — encoded protein: MTGFHVLMVYHNHSQTREENMLRVFTIGMIALTLCLNLVAGEPADEPDCVRLIREAGEGDEYPGASVLVVLDQTRVEVMDSGLSHVRQQTLFKILKPQGASEMKVLTFGYDPQSAYVEIRSAKIIRKNGKVEELNLSTVTDYPAPARAIYWGAREKMLPVGRLGVGDGLAVRFYRKGYTYALLQQDEAGDDSRYIPPMKGHFYDIVPFYSRRPVKMKRYEVTIPRDKELQYEFYNGEARHFARVEDDRVRYFWEKPDIAAFKPEPNQVSPSDVAPKLLLSTSPDWTAKSLWFHRVNEDFGSFEFNDEIKAKVDEIVAGTNDPWEKISRLTHWVAEEIRYSGISMGEGEGFTLHPGTMTFRDRCGVCKDKAGMLVTMLRAAGFISYPAMTMAGSRIDRIPADQFNHSVTVVKVDGEYHLLDPTWVPGVRELWSSAEQQQEYLMGIPEGADLMSTPISPAENHYLYYTIDSRVEADGSLTADVRIEAEGQSDSGVRRSLGFGPLHRRADMQRAVLCRGIPGAKVSRLFMHDPEDLSKPMSISFRMQVPAAFQQGRAAGLLKPLSFQLPLDNLLTFSRMRTQMNTRKFAFRTRCSQLVRVKETITLPRSMSLENAPQWRNVNSSGADFQGRITQKGKRISLYREIKLKKRIYEAAEWPGFRDSVRHFSDPEHGVLVFRNGGKQ